Below is a genomic region from Campylobacter geochelonis.
TTTTAAGTGGTTTTGGTTGAATTTTGGAGGTTTGTATGAAGTGCGTGGTTGTAGGTAATAAAGCTATTTTAAAAGAATATGGCAAAATTTATAAATTTAGCTTAAAAAATCAATGCGTTGTAAAGCAAAAATTAGCTTTTTGTCTTGAAAATAGCATAGTTAGCAAAATTTGCGCAGTTAGCAAGAGGCAAATTTTGCAAATAATTAAAACAAACACAGCAAAAACTACTCAAAATAGCGAGTTAAAACCAAAAATATATGCTAGCCATTTTGCTTGTGGCTTGGGATTTTAGGTTGTGATGGTGGTTGAGTAATGCTAGGTAAGATAGTTGATGATGGAGTTATAGCTAGTAATGATGGCGAAATTTATAAATTTAGCATAGATGCGTTTAAAAACAAAGATGTTTTAAATCGCAAGCTTGAATTTGGCGATGAAGTCGCGTTTATGCTTTTAAACGATAAAGTAAGTGAGGTGTATTTTATCGGCGATGTAAAAAGCAGCAAACAGAGCCTAAAAAATGCTAAATTTATAAATAAAACGCAACTAAAAACTCAAAATCCAGATAAAACTAGCGATATATCGCGCAGCCAAAGCACCCAACAAAATACCGATATAAGCACGAGTTTAGACATCAAAGAAACATTTGTGGTTAGAAATAAAAATGATTTTAAAGGATTTTTTTATACTAGCGGATACTGGTGCGGTTGCGCTATAACGGTTATGGTTGTGATTTTGATTTTTGCTTTTGTAGAGGCTAGGATATGATAGGTGTGATTTTAAGTCCAAATTTGATAAAAGCGCAAAACGATGAGCTTTATGAGTTTGATATGAGTTCTTACGTAACGCCAAAGCTAAAAGTTGGCGATAGGGTTAAATTTAGCATAGAATTTGGTGAGGTTAAAAACTTAAATCTCATAAATGAGTCTATAGCTTTTATAAAAGGCGATTTAAAAAATACTTTTGGGGCTAATAAGCTAAATTTGGATTTAAAAAATATAAAATTTAGCCAAAATGCGCCAAATTCAGAACAAAAAGATGAAAATTTTAATAAATTTGAAAAGAAAAGTGTTAAAAATCCTAAAATCCAGATAGTAAAACCACGAAGCGGATCTTTTGTGCGGTTTGGGCTTGGTCTTAAAAATGGTGTAAAAGATACTTTGTTATTTGTTTTTGCTATTTTTATCCTTTATCTTTTGTGTTGGCTTGCTTGGGTAGTTATAGATGGCTTTTTTACGCTTTTGGTTGGTTTTTTTAGCGGATTTTCTTCTTTGATAGAGTATGTAGGCAAAAAATGAATTTATTGGCTTGTTTTATTCGTTATTTTCAAATAAAAGTAAATAAAAATGTTGTTTTTAAGAGCTTAAAAATCTTATTTTCGTTAAAATTACGCAAAAAGCAATCAAATTGTAAGACATTTTTTTGGTTTAGCGTAGGTTGTTTAAAAATATATTTTTTAAATTTAGTTAAATTCGTTTTTTTGGATAGAAAACAGAAAATTTAGAAAATAAATTTATCAAAATTTAAAACTAAATTTAAGAAATCAAGGATAAAATATGGATAGATTAGAGGCTGCAAGATGTGAAAAACTTGCCCTTGATATAGCAAACGAAGTAACGCTTAGTCCTGCTTTATACGACGCGTTTTGCAAGGTTAGCAGGAGTGAGTTTGCTCCAGTTGGCGCTCATGCTTTTAGCTTAAATCCGCAGCCGATTTTGGCAAATCAGTGGATAAGTTCACCTTTAACAGTAGCTAAAATGACTATGGCATTAGAGCTTGAAGGAGTGGATAAAGTCCTTGAAATCGGCTGTGGAAGCGGATATCAAGCGGCGATTTTAAGCAAGATTGTGCGTAGAGTTTTTACTATCGAGCGGATATCAAAGCTTGTAAATGAAGCGAAAAAACACTTTGAAAATTTAGCCATTTCAAATGTGCATGTAAGATATGATGATGGGAATGCTGGATGGAAAAATTATGCTCCGTATGAGCGAATTTTGCTATCGGCTGCGGCTAAAAGTATCGATGAGAGGCTTTTTTCTCAGTTAAGCGATGGTGGAATTTTAGTTGCGCCTATCGAGGAAAATGGTCGCCAAAAGATAATTAAATTTTATAAAAAAGATAATCAAATACAAAAAGAGATTCTTTCAGAGTGTGTCTTTGTGCCACTTTTGAGCGGAAGAGAATAAAGGAGCGTTTTATGAGTACAAATTCTAGTTATGTGGATAGTTTACTAGATCTTTATAAAGAGAAATTTTCAGACAGATCTTTAACAAACAAAGTTTTAGCCATCTCATCTGCTTTAGATGTGCTTTCAAAAGTTAGCCAAAGTTTTAGCCAAAAAGAGGGCGAATTTTTACAAAATTTATATATAAATTTTAGCAACGAATCGCCAAATGATATAAAAATTTTAGATTTTAGTCTAAATTTTACACATCCGGAGTATTTTTTCATACCTAGATTTTTAGAGACAAATATTAATTATTTTTATAACGATTTTGCTTTAAAAGATAGAATTATAGCCCATCAAAACACATTTACAGGCAAGAAAAATCAAGCCATTTCTGAGTTTTTAAGCGGAAGCGATAAAGATATAGTGGCGTTATATATTTTTATAGAAAATATAGCTAAAAATTATGGCGATTTTTGCGAAGATAAAGAGCTAAAACACGCTTTTAAAACAAAAATTGTCAAATTTTACGATGCATTATATAAGCTTTTTGAAGCAAGTAGTCAAAATTTAGTAAAAGAGTATTTTAACCTTACGCTTTTAAATCAGCCTATGCTTTTGGTTGAGTTTGTGAAGTCGTGTTTGCTCTCTGATAACATTTTAAGCGTTGTTGCGCTTTTTAAAGATGAAACAAGGCTAAATTTACACTTAGAAGATGGGTATTTTATGTCGCTAAGTGATAACTTGCTTTTGGAATTTATAAGCGTTGTAGCGGTGTATAATCCAAACTTAACTATATGTTTTTATAACCAAAGTAGCGTTTCGATTTTATCAACTATCGATAGCGGTGAGATACGAAATCTGGAAGATTTTTCGCAAAAAAGTGCCAAATTTATCACAGAGTTTAAGCCATATCCAAACGCATCTGATGAAAATAGTATAAAATGTATTTATGCTAGTTTGTTTTTTGAGTATGTTTTAAAGTATAAAAACAACAATCTATCTTTAAATACGTTATATATGGGTGGCGTTGGTAGCGGTAAATACAACAAGATAAGAGAGATACTACATATAAAAAATGTCCCAGAGTATCGATATCGGTTTATAACATTGCATCCTGGATATGACTATAGCGACATTATGGACGGTTTTGTAAATGGAGTGTTTGTAGATGGTGCGTTTAAACAGATGTGTAAAAGAGCGATTTTAGATAGTCAAAATGAGTATTTTATAATCCTACATAACATCGCTAACTGCGATATAAACTCTGTTTTTGGCGAGAGTTTTCAACTGCTTTTAGATAGATACTCAAGCACAAACAAAGGCGCTTTTGTGCAGAGCAAAAACTCGCCTGCTATAACGGCTTTTGATGAAAATAAAAAAGAAAAATATAGCGTTTTGTTAAAAGATGGGGTTTCTTGTTTTGCGATACCGTCGAATTTATATATCATAGCAACTTATGATTCAAATTTAGGGTTTGATGAAAACTGGGCGCTTTTCTCGCGCTTTTTTACTTGTATAAAGCTAGATTGCGATTATACGAAAATCGAAGCTAGCTTAGAAGGAGTTAAAAATGCTCACGGCTTTGTTAAAATTTGTAAAAAACTTAACGAATTTATCCAAAATGACGTGCTAAATGACAGCAATATCGAGATAGGACACTACGTATTTTTAAAGATAAAAGAGCAAATAACAAATGATGAAATTTCAGATAAAGTTTTAAAAGAGTTTTTTGATATCGAGTTATCATCTATTTTAAGCTCTATTTTTGCTAAATTTCTTACCTATCAAGAGAGCAGAAAAGCTGTAAATTCAGCCAAAATACTATTTAAATTAAGTTAGGTGCTAAATTTGTTAAAAAGATTGCGTCTTTTTATTCATACGTATGATCCGGCTAAATTTAGCCTTATATACTCGCTAAAAGCGGTATTTGCGCTTATTTTAAGTGGGCTTATAGCCTACTTTTGTTCCGGACTTGGCGCTACTGTTTGGGCGATAAATGGAGCAAGCAACATCTTTTTTTTAAATGCGATTGATGGAACAAATAAAGAGAAATTTTTCTATCTATCGCTGTTTTTAGCAGTTTCTTTGGCATTTATCTTTTCGGCTAATTATGTCGATGCATTTGGGGTTTGGCTTTTTGTGCCAACTTTTATCTGGTTTTTTATCGCTTCGACTAGTTCGATTTTAAGCCAGAATTTAAACAAAGTCTTGCTTGGAGCAAGCTTTACTTCTATCATAATTTTGGCGTTTAAACATAGCCACGGAAGTATAGACAGCAAAGAGATAGCCATAGGATTTTTCATAGGTGGAGTAACTGCGACTTTAATTAGAGTTTTAAATTTTAGCGGATATGGACTTTTTACAAAGCGAAGTTTTAGCGCGCTTTTAGATGATATAATCCTTACAAATAATGCTAAAAATGAGTCTAAATTTGAGTTTTGGCAAAACAAAACAGTGCAAAATATCGCAAATTTAAAAAACATCTTTTCAAAAAATAGTGTAAATTTAAAAGACACAAAACTTATCAAAAACCACACTAGAGCGATATTTTATCTATATAAAATGGAAGAGTTGATCTACTGTATTTCAACTATACGTTCTAGGTATTTTAGCAACGATGATAGAAAAACGCTGTTTAACAGGTTGCAAAAAGAGATTGATTATAACTTAAACGAACTTAAAAATCTTTTCGTAAAAAAAGATGTAAATTTAAAATTTGATACCTACAACCGTGTTAAAAGCCTAAAAGAGATGCCCATTTTTATGGCTTCGCTCGATGTTTTATACAACCTTTTTAAAATCATCGTTGCAGGTGGCGAAGAGAAAATCGCGCTAAAAGCAAAAAGGCAAAAGCTATCATTTGTAAAGCTAAAAGAGACGCTAAATTTAAAAAATCAGCTTTTTCAGTTTTCTTTAAAATACTCATTTGCGGTCGCTTTTAGCGTATTTATAGCCTCAGTTAGCGGGATAAATCGCGGTATGTGGATAGCGCTTGGTGTAGTAACTGTGATGAGGGCAAACGCCACTGCTGTAAAAAACGTCACAAAAGATGCCATCATAAGTACTATTTTAGGCATGGCAGTTGGCATAGGCATAGTTTTTGTCTTTAAAGATACTCCTGAGTTTTATCTTTTTGTTTTGTTGGCTGCATTTTTTATATTTTATTTAAAAACTTTTCCATATACGGTTTGGAATTTTAGCCTTATCGTGGCTTTGGCGATTTACTTTTCTATCATAACGCCAAATTTTTCAGACTTGATTTTCTTTAGATTTATCGATATGTGCATAGGGTTTTTAATAGCCGTTATCATATCTATGACTATTTGGCCATTTAAAAGCAAAGATGAGTTAATGCCTAAATTTATGCAGAATTTAACGAATTTATCGGACTCAATCGATGATATGATAGATGTCGAGAAAAAGGGCGAATTTTATAAAAATACCCATAAATCAATAAATGGCATAAATGAGTTTAAAACCGTTATAAAAGAGAGCAAAAAGAGCGAATTTTTACCACTTTATGAGAATTTAAAAGAGATAAATTTAACTATTTTAAAGCTTAAAAGCTACCTATCAACCACACAAGATGAAGACAGCGAAATCACCAAAAACGACCTTACTATGCTAAAAAGGCGTTTTGAAATGATACAAAATAAGATAAATAAGTTGCCGTTTTATTTCTATGAAGATACAAAAGAGCTTTTCTTAAACAAAGACACTAAAACGCTATTTTTGATGAATAAAATAGCTAGCAAACAAGAAGAAATTTACCACTTTTTTGACTAAATTTAGCTTTAAATTTAGTCAAATTTGCTTGATTTTTTAAATTTAGATGATTTAGTCTTGACAATAGTTAGATATCTAACTATAATTTCACTATGAAAAACAGAGCTATCATCGCATATTGCGCAAGAATTAGAGAAAAAGCAAACAAACTTATCATAAACTCACTAAAAGCTAGTGGATACAATGACATCGCGCCAAGTCATGGAGATATACTAAATTTGCTTTTTAGTGGGCAAAGTTATCCTATGGCAAAAGTTGCTCAAAAAATTTATAGAAGCAAACCAACCGTTACAACTTTAGTTGAAAAACTTGAAGTAAATGGCTATATATCACGCTTTAAAAGCGAAGATGACGCAAGGGTAGTGATGATAAAAATAACGCAAAAAGGCTTAGAGCTAAAGCCGATTTTTGCTAAAATTAACGATGAGTTAAGCCGCGTAACGCAAAACGAGTTTTCACAAACAGAGCTTGATTTTTTAGAAACTTTGCTTAAAAAAATGACACTAAATTTAAAAGAGTTGCAGTAAAAATTTTAAATATATAGTTAGATATCAAACTATATATTTAAGGTTAAAGCCAAATTAAAGGAGATAAAATGAACTTTAAATTAACAAGTTGCAAAGATGAGCCAAGAGTCGTGCTAAAAGATGCGCTAGAGCTAAGTGGCTGCGAGATGTCGATAAATGAACTACCAGCTGGAGTTAGCGTGCCATTTATCCATGCGCATAAGCAAAATGAGGAGTTGTACTATGTCATAAGTGGCAAAGGAGCACTTTACATCGATGGAAAAGAGCTTGAGATAAAGGCTGGTGATGCCTTTAAAATCGCGCCAAAAGGCGAGCGCTGTATCAAAGCTGACGCAAACTCAAGTATCAAATTCATCTGCATTCAAGCCAAAGAAAATAGCCTAGAAGCTTGTACGCAAGATGATGGGATTATCATAGAGGGTAAAAAACCAAGCTGGTTGTAAAAAATTAAATTTAGCTTTAAAATTTACAACGCTTAACCAAGTAAAGCTAAATTTGGCTATGTTTTTAGCAAATGGCGTATTTTAAAATATTTTGCAAGTATGCTGTTTGCTTTAAATTTAAAAATACTTATTTTTATACAATAAAATTTAATAAAATATTATATCTGCTAACGCAAATTTAGTATTTAAATCAGCTCTGCGATAACATTTGTTGCAAAATATCTTAAGCCAGCTTAGACAATTGCTAGCACCAAAGCTTCACGATAACATTTGTCTGCTAGCATAAATGCAACATCGCCAAGTCTTTAAGTATAAATTTAGAGAATTTTTATTTATTTATCATCCTTTTGCGCTAAAAGCTTAATAAAACTATAGGCAAAAATTCTTCAGCAGACACATAAAAGTTAAATAATTTATAAATTTATTAATAAATTCAGTTTAAATTTAAGTTAGGAATTTGAATTTATATTGCCTAGAATAGCGATATTTGGGACTTTTAATAGCCAGTTTACATAATATTAAAGAATAATTATTTTTTTAATTTAGTTTTAATTTTTATGTTTATATAATTTCAGGAATTAACATGTAATTAATTTTAGTAGAGGAGAATTTATGGAATTCTTAACAAATCTTAGCAATGGTACGCAATTTGCTTTGCAGCTTATTATCGTACTTATCTGTCTATTTTATGGTGCAAAAAAGGGCGGTATAGCTCTTGGTATGCTTGGTGGAATAGGTTTAGTTCTTATAGTTTTTGGTTTTAGTGTAAAACCTGGCAATCCAGCGACCGATGTTATTTTCACGATTTTGGCTGTTGTTGTTGCTAGTGCAACGCTTCAAGCAAGTGGCGGTCTTGATGTTATGCTTCAAATCGCAGAAAAAATCCTACGTAAAAATCCAAAATATGTAAGTATTTTAGCTCCTTTTGTAACTTCTACATTAACCATTTTGTGCGGAACTGGACACGTTGTTTATACCGTGCTTCCGATAGTTTATGATATCGCTATAAAAAATGGCATAAGACCAGAAAGACCGATGGCGGCTAGCTCTATAGCGGCTCAGCTTGGTATTATAGCAAGTCCTGTTTCAGTCGCTGTTGTGACATTGACTGCGTTTTTGTTAAATGCAAATCATCATCTTGAGAATTTTAACGGTTACACAGATTTACTAAAAATCACAATCCCATCAACTTATATAGGTGTTTTAGCGATTGGAATTTTCTCTTGGTTTAGAGGAAAAGACTTGGATAAAGATCCAGAATTTCAAGAAAGAATCAAAGACCCTGAGTTTAAAAACTACGTTTACGGAGATAGCACAACTCTACTTGGTAAAAAACTTCCTATGATTCAATGGGTTGCTATGTGGATTTTCTTAGCTGCAATTGCTCTTGTTGCATTGCTGGGATACTACAGCGATTTGCGTCCTGCATGGGAGGTAAAAGGCGTGATGAAACCGCTTGGTATGACTCAAGTTATCCAAATTTTCATGCTTTTAACTGGTTCGCTTATATTGATTTGTTGTAAAACAGATGCAAGTAAAATCGGTAAAAATGAGATTTTCCGCTCTGGTATGATTGCTATGGTTGCTGTTTTTGGTATTTCATGGCTTGCAAATACAATGTTTTCTGTCCATACTCCGATGATTAAAGAAGCTCTTGGTGCAGTTGTTACAGATCATCCTTGGACATATGCTGTTATGCTTTTGCTTATCTCAAAACTAGTAAATTCACAAGCTGCGGCTCTTGTTGCGTTCGTGCCACTAGCTTTAGGTATCGGCGTTAGTCCTGCTATAATACTAGCCTTTGCTCCAGCTTGTTATGGATACTATATCCTTCCAACATATCCAAGTGATTTGGCTGCTATTCAGTTTGACCGTTCAGGTACAACTCACATAGGAAGATTTGTTATAAATCACAGCTTTATAATACCTGGTTTAATCGGTGTTATCGTATCTTGTATAGCTGGTTATATCATAACTGGACTTTTTGGCTATCTATAATAGTTTTGTCTTGAAGGCTTTTGCTTTCAAGACAATCTTTACAATTTTTTTAAAGCACTCTGAATTTTATCCTCTTTAAAAATTTAAAAAATCAAAACGGTAAAAATTTAGCAAAATACAAATCAAATATCTTAATCATAAGAGCAAATTTGAGGCATTTATGAGATACTTCCAAAATACCTTATAACGGACTTGAAAATTTAATATTTAATTGAACTTTTAAGCCGTTTCTTGTAAAAATACTTAATAAATTTCTACCATAAAATGCTAAATTTAATGAAAAAGCAGGGATTATCAGCATAACTTTCACACAGCCACAATTTACAGATAGCTACATAGCTATAGTGGCAGCTGGAACTTCTGATTTAGCTGTAGCGCAAGAAGCCTACGAGACTGCGACATTTTTTGGAAATAGCACAAAACTGATAGTTGATGTTGGCGTAGCTGGTATAAACAGGCTTTTTTTACATCTTGAAGAGCTACAAAAAGCTAAAGTTATCATCGCTATTGCTGGTATGGAAGGGGCTTTGCCTAGTGTTGTAGCAGGGCTTGTAAGCGTGCCGGTTATCGCGGTGCCTACAAGTGTTGGTTATGGGGCGAGTTTTGGAGGAATGGCAGCACTTTTGGCCATGTTAAATAGCTGCGCAAACGGCATAACTGTGGTAAATATAGATAATGGCTATAAAGCGGCGTATAGCGCTAGTTTGATTAGCCATATCTGAAAATTTTACTTGAGGGGTTTTGGCATAATTTAGTTTAGTAAACGGTCAAATTAATAGAAATTTATCTATCAAGACGCGGTGCGTGCGCTAAATTTATCTGGCTATATAATTATAATTTATTTTAATATAACTTTAATAGCACGAAAGCATACCTAGCCGAATTTATAAGTTAAATCAGGCTAGTGTATTTTAAGTGATTGCCGCAAAATTTAAGCTATCTGATAATTTCTCTTGCGCAAAAAACTGCTAAATTTAAAAGCAATACTCTTTCAAAAACTCTTCTAATTTACCATTTTCATACTCTGCTTGCATGATTTCTAAGTTGTAAGGATCAATATGTATCAAAGCGATGATTTCGCCTTTTTTATCCCTTGCAACGACTGCTTCGCCATCTTGTGAGCCTTGAAAATCAACGCTAACATCATCGGAGTGTTTTTTAAAGAAATTTATGATTAAATTTGTATAAAATTTACGCATAGTAAGATACTGCGAGGATTCTGAAATCGGGATAAAATAGCCACCTATAAGAACGCAGGCATCTTTTTCGAAGCGTTTTTGGTTATAAATTTTTCTTATTTTTGCTCGTTTCATATCTTTCCTTTTTTGGTTTAAATTTTTATCACAACATTATAGCAAATTTTAACTTTGGAAGTAGAATTTTAGCGGTTTGTAGACGACTTGATGGGCTTTAAGGGCTTTGCTTTGCTTACTTTTGATATGATTTTCTAGCTTTTATGTGTTGTGATACAAGTTTGTCATTCCAGTTTTGTTAAAAAATACATTTGTATCTTCTTTTATACTTTGCGATTGTATTTGTGATGATTGTAGATATAAAATTTGTAGTTTATATTCAAATTTAACAACTGAATTTAAATTTTTATATTTATATAAGCAAGTTTGGGTTATAATTCATCTCTTATTTTGTGTGTCAAGGTAGCTCAGCTGGTTAGAGCGCTGGTCTCATAAGCCGGAGGTCGAGAGTTCAAGTCTCTCTCTTGACACCATTTACAAAAAACTTCATCAAACAAACCCCTATAATAACGAGATTTCTTAAAAGGTCAAAAGAGCCATTCTAGGCTTTCATATAATTAGCTAGCTTAGCATTTGTTTAAGTTTTCTTAAACCATTCGATGGGGTGGTGGGTTTTGATTTTTGGTAAATTTTTTTGTGAGTTTTTGTATTGCTCGTAAATAAAATTACAAAATTCATATAATTAAGTATAGGTTAAAATAATGAGTAATGACACCAAGAATTTAATTAAACCTCCTAAAATCAGTACTTTCTTAATAATGTTAAGGTCTATAAAATCGAATTGATACAATTAATAGTCAAAAAGTGCGAATTTTGATATATAAAGTTATCAAAAAGCGTAATAAGCTTAAGAGTTTTGACATTAATACATTTAAATATGAGTTTAAAGGCATATTATTTTGGTTATACTTGTTTTAATTTTAGATTGATTTTTAAGATAATATGATATGATTTTATCAAAATTTGTATTATCAAAAAACAAGCTAGTATATTAAAGTTAGAAATAACAAGAAACGCTGATAGTTTATTACACAAATATAAAAGCAAGAAAATAATATAAATAAATTTTATCTAATTTACATTTTTATAATAAAATATAATTTATATTAACAATATTAAAGCTGGTTAAAGAGTTTATTATCAAATTTAAAAATAATTTTATTAACTAAATGTATTAAAATATATGATTTTATGTTTATATAAATTTTGCCAGCTTATAAATACAGTATAAATTCTCTAAATTTACATATTAATTTAAAAAAAGTATAATGATAGTCGCATAAGAATTGATAATAAAAATTAATCATAAATTTATATAAAACCAAACTTTCTCATAAATTTAGCTCTTAATCATCATTAAAATGCAGAATTTTGCTAGTTAAAAGTATAAAACATGAAATTCGACACAACGTTATAGTCCTAAAAAAGCCCTAAATTTGACCAAATCTGATAAAATTCTCGATATTTTTTGCTATTTTTGGCGCTGCTGTTGTGGCTGGTTCTATGTAGCATTTTGTGAAGTAGGGATCTATGCGCGAGCTTTCAAGATTATTTAATATGCTTAAACCAACCATTCTAGCGTAACTTGCGACATTTAAAACCTCGCCACTTGTGCCGATACAAACAAAAAGCTTGGCTTCTTCAAGTCTTTGATAAAGCGTTTCATACAATGGCGCAAGCTCGCCAAACATCACGATATGGTGGCGGATTTTATCGCTTTTACACATTGGGCAGATTTTTCCAGTTTGCGCTTCGTAGCCTACTTCAAAAACACTCCCGCACTTCTCACACCTTAGTTTTGTAAGCTCTCCATGCAAGTGCACAACATCCTCACAACCAGCTCTTTCGAGCAAGTCATCGACATTTTGAGTTAAAACAGAGATTTTATCACCAAATTTAGCCTTAATCTGAGCTATGGTTTTGTGAGCGAAATTTGGCTCTACATCTTTAAGTTGCGCTCGTCTTTTATTATAAAAGTTAAGAACTTTTGGCCTATCTTTTCTAAAGCCTTGCGTGGAGCAAACCTCCATCACATCGTATTCTTCCCAAAGTCCGTTGCTATCTCTAAAAGTTTTTAGCCCACTTTGAGCTGAAAGTCCAGCGCCGCTTAAAATAAGAACTTCATGCACCATAACTCCTTGTAAAATGTCTAAATTCTATAAATTTTAAGCCAAATTTTTAAGTGATTTTCGCTAAAGATTTGACTAAATTTTGGCTAAATTTGCGCACAAGCATTTAGCCAAATTCTTAAAACTCGCCTTTACTGACAACCCTCGCATTCGATGCTTCTATCCATCGTATCTTTTTCAAAACTCTCTGTTTCTGGGCTTTGGCTGCGTAGATAATAAGTCGATTTTATACCAAGTTGCCACGCAAGAGAGTAAATCTCGCTTAGCACTTTTCCACTTGCTTTATCAAGCGAGATGAAGATATTTAGACTTTGTCCTTGATCTATCCACTTTTGGCGAATCGCACCTGCTTTTATAAGCAAACGCTGATCTAGGTCATACGCTGGCGTGTAAAACTGCCAAGTTTCTGGGCTTAAATTTGGAACAACTACAGGTATCATGCCGCTTAAGTTTTGCTCAAACCATTTGCGTTTATAAACTGGTTCAATCGTTTGAGTTGTTCCTACAAGTATACTTATGCTCGAAGTTGGCGCTATCGCCATAAGATAGCCGTTTCGCATACCATCTTGTTTGACTTTTTCGCGTAGTTTTTCCCAGTCGCAACTATCCTCATCAAAAAGCCCACCACGAGAGACTAAGGCTTTAGCATTTTCGTT
It encodes:
- a CDS encoding cupin domain-containing protein codes for the protein MNFKLTSCKDEPRVVLKDALELSGCEMSINELPAGVSVPFIHAHKQNEELYYVISGKGALYIDGKELEIKAGDAFKIAPKGERCIKADANSSIKFICIQAKENSLEACTQDDGIIIEGKKPSWL
- a CDS encoding protein-L-isoaspartate(D-aspartate) O-methyltransferase → MDRLEAARCEKLALDIANEVTLSPALYDAFCKVSRSEFAPVGAHAFSLNPQPILANQWISSPLTVAKMTMALELEGVDKVLEIGCGSGYQAAILSKIVRRVFTIERISKLVNEAKKHFENLAISNVHVRYDDGNAGWKNYAPYERILLSAAAKSIDERLFSQLSDGGILVAPIEENGRQKIIKFYKKDNQIQKEILSECVFVPLLSGRE
- a CDS encoding FUSC family protein, with the translated sequence MLKRLRLFIHTYDPAKFSLIYSLKAVFALILSGLIAYFCSGLGATVWAINGASNIFFLNAIDGTNKEKFFYLSLFLAVSLAFIFSANYVDAFGVWLFVPTFIWFFIASTSSILSQNLNKVLLGASFTSIIILAFKHSHGSIDSKEIAIGFFIGGVTATLIRVLNFSGYGLFTKRSFSALLDDIILTNNAKNESKFEFWQNKTVQNIANLKNIFSKNSVNLKDTKLIKNHTRAIFYLYKMEELIYCISTIRSRYFSNDDRKTLFNRLQKEIDYNLNELKNLFVKKDVNLKFDTYNRVKSLKEMPIFMASLDVLYNLFKIIVAGGEEKIALKAKRQKLSFVKLKETLNLKNQLFQFSLKYSFAVAFSVFIASVSGINRGMWIALGVVTVMRANATAVKNVTKDAIISTILGMAVGIGIVFVFKDTPEFYLFVLLAAFFIFYLKTFPYTVWNFSLIVALAIYFSIITPNFSDLIFFRFIDMCIGFLIAVIISMTIWPFKSKDELMPKFMQNLTNLSDSIDDMIDVEKKGEFYKNTHKSINGINEFKTVIKESKKSEFLPLYENLKEINLTILKLKSYLSTTQDEDSEITKNDLTMLKRRFEMIQNKINKLPFYFYEDTKELFLNKDTKTLFLMNKIASKQEEIYHFFD
- a CDS encoding SIR2 family NAD-dependent protein deacylase is translated as MHEVLILSGAGLSAQSGLKTFRDSNGLWEEYDVMEVCSTQGFRKDRPKVLNFYNKRRAQLKDVEPNFAHKTIAQIKAKFGDKISVLTQNVDDLLERAGCEDVVHLHGELTKLRCEKCGSVFEVGYEAQTGKICPMCKSDKIRHHIVMFGELAPLYETLYQRLEEAKLFVCIGTSGEVLNVASYARMVGLSILNNLESSRIDPYFTKCYIEPATTAAPKIAKNIENFIRFGQI
- a CDS encoding anaerobic C4-dicarboxylate transporter, whose translation is MEFLTNLSNGTQFALQLIIVLICLFYGAKKGGIALGMLGGIGLVLIVFGFSVKPGNPATDVIFTILAVVVASATLQASGGLDVMLQIAEKILRKNPKYVSILAPFVTSTLTILCGTGHVVYTVLPIVYDIAIKNGIRPERPMAASSIAAQLGIIASPVSVAVVTLTAFLLNANHHLENFNGYTDLLKITIPSTYIGVLAIGIFSWFRGKDLDKDPEFQERIKDPEFKNYVYGDSTTLLGKKLPMIQWVAMWIFLAAIALVALLGYYSDLRPAWEVKGVMKPLGMTQVIQIFMLLTGSLILICCKTDASKIGKNEIFRSGMIAMVAVFGISWLANTMFSVHTPMIKEALGAVVTDHPWTYAVMLLLISKLVNSQAAALVAFVPLALGIGVSPAIILAFAPACYGYYILPTYPSDLAAIQFDRSGTTHIGRFVINHSFIIPGLIGVIVSCIAGYIITGLFGYL
- a CDS encoding MarR family winged helix-turn-helix transcriptional regulator, yielding MKNRAIIAYCARIREKANKLIINSLKASGYNDIAPSHGDILNLLFSGQSYPMAKVAQKIYRSKPTVTTLVEKLEVNGYISRFKSEDDARVVMIKITQKGLELKPIFAKINDELSRVTQNEFSQTELDFLETLLKKMTLNLKELQ